CTCTAATTATAAGGAGGGGTAATTGGAATTGACATTGGGATCAGATCTGGCACGTTTAGTCCGTGTTTGGCGCGCTTTAATTGATCATCGTTTGAAACCGTTGAAATTAACTCAGACACACTGGGTTACTCTATACAATATTAGTCAACTGCCGCCAGAGCAGTCACAGATACAGCTCGCAAAAGCGATTGGTATTGAGCAACCCTCTTTGGTGAGAACGCTTGATCAATTAGAAGAAAAGAAATTGATTACACGCCATACATGTGCCAATGATCGACGCGCAAAAAGAATCAAATTAACCAAAGAATCGGAAACGTTTATTAGAGAAGTAGATAGTGTTATTGATTCTACAAGGAAAGAAATTTTGCAGGGAATTACTCATGATGAGTTAATTCTGCTTGCTTCTGTAATAAAGAAAATTGAAAAAAATATTAACCAATTGCATAAACAGGTAATATAAAAATTAATCTATAATAATAAAATCGCGGCCCAGACCTATTACTGGTAAACCGCGATTTTCTAGTTTTGTGTTATTTGAACATTTCAGAGTGGTGATACAGTCAAAGAGTCTCCACTGTTTGCGATCCTGACTCGTTGCCCTCTGCTGAATACAATGTTGTCTAACTTTTGCACTACGATGATGTTTTTTCCGCTGTCCATACGAATTTCTAACTCAACACCTTTCGTTTGGTCTAAAGCCCCTTCTATTCCTTGACCAGCCAGACCGCCAGCAATGGCACCTGCCGCTGTAGCAAGCCTTTGACCAGAACCATCCCCAACCGTATTCCCTAGCAGCCCTCCCAAAACAGCACCGCCAATGAGACCTAACATATTAGGATCACCCGCTTGGTTGCCTTTAATTTTGACAGGGCGTACAGACAGAATCGTGCCATAGGTTACAGTTTGAGCTTGTTTGGCCTGATTCATAGAGTAAGTATCACTAGAAAGTGCTCCCATGTCTGCACAACCCGATAATGTGGTTGCTACAGCTACACCAACCAGGAAACGTTTTAACATAATTACTCCTAATTTTAATGCCCGATAGGGAAGCTTGATAATAAACTTATAACCAAGCGTTCGGCTACTTTTGTTAGCAGCAGATACTAAGATGCTCTTGTTAGCAGCAGAATTAATCAATTTGTCGGCCACTAATGATGCATATCTACATAATATAATATGCTCACAATAAACTCTGAAAGGAATAATTCCTGACCAAAAGTTTAGCATGTTTTGTGAAGAGCTTTCCAAAACTCAGATTTTATCTCTGATAATGCTCATTAAACATATATAGTCCGAATAGATGTGCTTTATAGTTTACGCAAGATTGAATGTAATCCACGTGTCAAATGTAATCCGTTATTTAATAGAGGAATATTTATGAATTCAGGACGTTATATTGGTGTGATGTCTGGCACCAGCATGGATGGTGTTGATGTTATTTTGGCGGAGATTAGCGATAAAGCCGTGACTCAACAAGTCAGTTATAGCCATCCTTTTCCGCAAGAGCTTAAGCAAAGATTACTTTCCATTTGTCAAGGGCAGCAGACGACATTATCAATGGTCGGAAGATTTGACTATGAGCTTGGTACTCTCTTCGCAGAAGCGGTTCAAGGGTTATTGAATAAAGCCGGGATAACTGCAAATGATATCACCGCAATCGGCTGTCATGGGCAGACCGTATGGCATGAGCCGGACGGTGAAAAACCGTTTACCATGCAAATCGGTGACAATAACCGTGTAGCAGCACTGACTAACATTACCACCGTTGGTGACTTCAGGCGGCGTGACATGGCTTATGGTGGTCAGGGAGCACCTTTGGTGCCGGCATTCCATATGGCGGTATTGGGGCATCCTACCGAAAGGCGGGTCATTTTAAACATCGGTGGAATAGCCAATATCTCAGCACTGCTGCCTAATTCTGCCGTTAAAGGCTATGATACCGGGCCGGGCAACATGTTGATGGATGCCTGGACATGGCGGCATAAGCAGTTACCTTACGACAAAGATGCGCTGTGGGCCAGTGAAGGTACGGTCAATGAACCTTTGCTGCAAAAAATGCTGTCTGATCCCTATTTCGCGCGTACTGCCCCGAAGAGTACAGGGCGTGAATACTTTAATATGGCATGGTTGGAACAACAGTTGGTTGATTTTCCTGATATTACCCCCGTGGATGTTCAAGCCACATTGGCTGAATTAACGGCGGTAAGCATTGCTCAACAAGTCATGCTAAATGGTCGGTGTGACCGTCTTCTGGTATGCGGCGGCGGGGCACGTAATCCACTTGTGATGAATCGGTTATCGGTTTTATTGCCGGGTACAGAAGTGGCGACGACAGATAAATATGGTTTGAGTGGTGATGACATGGAAGCGTTGGCATTTGCCTGGCTGGCATTCCGAACCATGTCAGGACAATCTGGTAACTTGCCATCAGTTACTGGTGCGGATAGAGAAACGATTTTAGGGGCAATTTATCCGGTTGTCAGATAATTGTTTGAATAATATCCAGTTAACAGATAACCCTGATTAGAAGACAGTGAGCTAGCAGATAACAATGATATGCTAATACTCATTAATAAATAGAGATTTAGAAATGTCAGAAGATAATGAAATGGTTATCGCAGAACTGCGCCGCGAATATATACGTGGTGGGTTAAGGCGAAAAGATCTTACTGAAGAACCTATTGAGCTTTTTGAGCGTTGGTTAAAACAGGCTTGTGAAGCGAGACTCAGTGATCCAACAGCAATGTGCATTGCGACCGTGGATGAGCATGGGCAACCTTATCAGCGCATTGTTCTGCTAAAACACTTTGATGCTCACAGCCTGATATTCTATACCAATCTTGGCAGTCGCAAGGCAAAACATCTGGCCCAGAATAACCGGATCAGTCTCCACTTTCCCTGGTATCAATTGGAACGGCAGGTCAGTTTTCTCGGCAAAGCGGAACGTTTGTCCCCGGTTGAGGTAATGAAATATTTTCATAGCCGGCCGAGGGATAGCCAAATTGCCGCCTGGGCGTCTCAGCAATCTTCGAAGATTTCTGCCAGAGGTATCTTGGAAGGGAAGTTTTTGGAGTTGAAACAGAAATTCCAGAACGGTGAAGTCCCTCTCCCCAGTTTCTGGGGCGGATTTAAGGTCGAGTTTGATTCAGTCGAATTCTGGCAGGGGGGTGCCCATCGCCTTCATGATCGTTTTTTGTATCAGCGTGAAGGCGATAAATGGCATGTTGACCGTCTGGCGCCTTAAACATCAATAAGGCAGAAAGTTGCAAAACGAAAGAGATAATTACTGTTTTTAATACTGGCACTTATATTACGGGCGTTTTATGCTATGGCACTTGATTTATAACGAGACGCTTATATACCCAATGGATTTCAAGTGGCGGCATATAACAAAGCAGCAACGTGAAAGCAGGGTATAGATATATAGGTAAAATATACAAACCGATGGAGTCATTAATGTCTAGCAATAACCTGATTAAACAACTGCAAGAGCGGGGCCTTGTTGCCCAGGTAACGGATGAAGAGGCGTTAGCTGAGAGACTGGCGCAAGGTCCGGTTTCTCTCTATTGTGGCTTCGATCCGACCGCTGACAGCTTGCATTTGGGCCATCTGGTTCCCTTGCTGTGTTTAAAACGATTCCAACTTGCTGGGCACAAGCCTATTGCGTTGGTCGGTGGGGCAACAGGTTTAATTGGCGATCCCAGCTTTAAGGCAACGGAACGTAAATTAAACACAGAAGACACGGTCAAAGAGTGGGTTGAGAAAATTCGTCGTCAGGTTTCCCCATTCCTGAGTTTTGAGGGTGAAAATGGTGCAGAGTTAGCCAATAACTATGATTGGTTTGGTCAAATGGATGTGCTGACTTTCCTGCGTGATATTGGTAAGCACTTCTCCGTAAACCAGATGATCAACAAAGAAGCGGTAAAACAGCGTCTTAACCGTGATGATGTTGGTATTTCGTACACCGAATTTTCTTATAATCTATTGCAGTCTTATGACTTTGCCAACCTGAATGGAAGATATGGTGTTGAATTACAAATTGGTGGTTCAGACCAGTGGGGCAACATTACTTCCGGTATCGATTTGACCCGTCGCCTGCACCAGAAACAAGTGTTTGGTATGACAGTGCCACTGATCACCAAGTCAGACGGAACTAAGTTTGGTAAGACAGAAGGTGGGGCGGTTTGGTTAGATCCGAAGAAAACCAGCCCGTACAAATTTTACCAGTTCTGGATCAACACAGCCGATACGGATGTTTACCGTTTCCTGAAATTCTTTACTTTCATGGACATTGAAGACATTAATGCGTTGGAAGAAGAAGATAAGAACAGCGGTAAAGCGCCACGTGCTCAATATGTATTGGCGGAACAAGTGACAGGTATGGTGCATGGTGAAGAAGGTCTTGCCGCAGCGAAGCGCATCACTGAGAGTTTGTTCTCCGGAGCCATTGCTGATTTGACGGAGGATGATTTCGCTCAATTGGCACAAGATGGCATGCCGGCCATTGAACTTGAAAAAGATGCTGACCTGCAACAAGCACTGGTCATCGCTGAATTTGTTCCTTCCCGTGGGCAGGCCCGTACCATGATCAGCTCTAATGCAGTTTCCATCAACGGTGAGAAACAATCCGAACCGATGTATGTCTTTGCTGAGAGTGATCGTCTGTTTGGGCGTTATAGTTTGTTACGCCGTGGCAAGAAACATTATTGCCTTATCACTTGGAAATAACTAATTAATATATTATTAAGGGCAACAATCATGTTGCCCTTAATGTATTTGGCAGCTTTATATATCCTATAAACTTCAAGTTGCCACTTGCAAGACGAAAGTCACTAATCATCTCCCTGCATCGTGGGGGAGATGATAAATGCACCTTGAAGTACGACAAATATCTATTCATAAATCAAAAATAATAAACTAGGCCTTATCATGAACAATGTGCTTTCAATTCAGTCTCATGTTGTCTTTGGTCATGCAGGAAACAGCGCGACTGTTTTTCCGATGCGTCGTATGGGAGTGAACGTATGGGCATTAAATACGGTTCAATTTTCAAACCATACCCAATATCCTCAATGGCGTGGTTGTGTGATGCCGCCGGAACATTTGACTGAAATCGTGCAGGGAATTGGTGAAATTAATAAACTGGCCACCTGCAATGCCGTTCTGAGTGGTTATATCGGTTCTGCGGAACAGGGAAATGATATCCTTGATATCGTAAAACAGGTTAAAAAAGCCAATCCTGATGCCTGGTATTTTTGTGACCCTGTCATGGGACATCCAGAAAAAGGCTGTATCGTTGCCCCTGGGGTTGCTGAATTCTTCTGTGAAAAAGCATTACCTGACAGTGATATTATCGCACCTAATTTGTTGGAACTTGAAACACTGACTATGCGGAAAATTGGCAATGTAGAACAAGCGGTATCCGCAGCGCGTGAGTTATGTGAAAAAGGTCCCAAGATTGTACTGGTTAAGCATTTAAGCCGTGCAGGTTATCAGGCAGATTGTTTTGAAATGCTTTTGGTGACGAAAGAACATAGTTGGCACATTAGCCGCCCATTAATTGATACGGGGGCACGTCAGCCAGTGGGTGTTGGTGACTTAACCAGTGGTTTGTTCCTCGTTAATCTATTGAAAAGCCCATCTTTGACAAATGAAGCATTGCAAGCGGCTTTAGAACATGTGGCAGCCGCAGTCTACGAAGTGATGTTGGAAACACAAAAGCGTGGGGAATATGAATTACAGCTTGTTGCTGCGCAAGATAAGATGGTCACGCCAGAACATCAATTTCATGCCGTAACAATAGACTGACGCAGGAAATGCAGGAAATAAAAAAAGAAACAGTCCCAACCATAACTTATGGGTGGGACTCTCTTTAATATATCGGTGAGTTATTTATTTTAACTCTAACTCATTCATGGCAGCGATGCTGAAACCACCGTCAACATGTAAAATCTCACCGGTAACACCACCGGCCAGATCTGAGCACAAGAAGGCAGCAGCATTACCGACATCTTCTGTTGTCACCGTGCGGCGAATAGGTGTCACAGCTTCACAATGTGCCAGCATCTTGCGGAAATCCTTGATACCAGAAGCTGCCAGCGTACGGATTGGGCCGGCAGAGATACCATTGACGCGAATTCCTTCAACACCCATGGCATTGGCCATATAACGTACGTTTGCTTCCAGAGAGGCTTTCGCCAGACCCATAACGTTATAGTTAGGAATGGCACGCTCTGCACCCAGATAGCTCAAGGTCAGCAAGGCAGAACCCGGATTCAGCATATGACGACAGACTTTCGCCATTGCAACGAAGCTATATGCACTAATGTCATGTGCAATTTTGAAACCTTCACGGCTGACAGCATTAACATAATCACCATCAAGTTGATCAGCCGGTGCATAACCGATAGAGTGAACAAAACCATCGAATTTAGGCCAGACTTTACCCAGTTCAACGAATAATGCGTCGATACTTTCATCTTCAGCCACGTCACATGGCAGAACGATATTTGAATTCAGGGATGCAGCGAATTCTTCGACACGAGGTTTCAACTTGTCATTTTGGTAGGTAAAAGCCAGCTCTACGCCTTGATCGTGCATTGCCTTGGCAATTCCATAAGCGATAGACAGTTTGCTGGCGACGCCAGTAATGAGAATGCGCTTGCCGGTCATGAAACCCATAGCAGTATCCTTATTGTTCTTTGTGATCAAAATTGTTCTTTGTGATCAAACACCAAAAGTCATGGGGAAACAGAAATAATCAATATTTAACCATGACTGCGGTATTTATGGTGAATAAACGGAGATGATTCTACCACGCCGGAGGGAAATGTGGTGAGTTTCCCATGCTGTTCCGATCAGTGATTAAAATACCTCCACTAAAAACATTAGGTGAGATCCTGTCGCCATGCTTCGGCAGACAAGGCTTCACCGAAATGGCTGGCGATTAATTTTCGGGTAATATCATGCAACGGAGAAGCCAGAACCTCCGCCGTATTACCACGCTCGACAACTTCCCCTTGGTGCATCACCAGCACTTGATCGCTGATATGTTTCATCATACCGAGATGTTGGGTGACATAAATATATGAAATACCGTGTTTTTCCTGTAATTCCAGCATCAGGTTAATGATTTGGGAACGCATCGACATATCAAGGGAAGCCAAAGCTTCATCTGCAACGATGATTTGTGGTTGCAATATTAACGCCCGTGCCAACGCCACACGCTGTTTCTGTCCTGATGCGAGCATATGTGGATAATAATTGGCATGATCTGGCAGTAGACCAACCTGACGCAATGTTTGGTTGATGCGTTTTTCCCGTTCAGAGGGGGATAGCTCGGTATTCAGGATTAACGGCATATCCAGAATTTGGCCAATGCGCTGACGAGGATTCAGTGATGTACTGGGGTCCTGAAAAATCATGCGAATGCGCTGGCTGCGATAGCTGTAATCCCCGTAAGACAGTTTATGACCATTAATCAGAATTTCACCTGACGTTGGTTCAATAACCCCCGATAACATTCTTGCTAATGTGGATTTACCGGAGCCATTTGCACCAAGGATAGCCAGTGTTTTTTTCGGTTGTAGGATAAAGCTCACGGGTTTTACGGCGTCAAGCTGATGATGGCGAAATAATCCCATTTGATAGCGAAATGTTTTCGTCAGGTTTTTCACTTCCAGTAATGTTTCAACCACTTACGGCTCCTCCATATTCAAAGGGAAATGGCAGGCGAATGTATGGTTCTTAATCACCCGTAATCGTGGGGTTGCAATGCAGGTTTTCTGTGCATAAGGACAGCGTGGTCCTAAACGGCAACCTACCGGCAGATGTTCCAGTGATGGAATAGCGCCAGGCAACGTATTTAGCCTGCTTTTGTGTGGTAACGGACTACCAAAATCAGGAATTGAACGGATCAGTGCTTGCGTATAGGGGTGATACGGTTTCACCAGCAACTCATCAGGGGTGGCACTTTCCACGGTTTGGCCGCAATACAGCACATTGATGCGTTTGACCAGTTTACTCATCATTTGCAGGTCATGACTGATTAACAGGATAGTCATGTTGTTGTTCTGGTTCAGGCTCGACAGCAAACGGAAGATTTGCGCCTGTGTCGTAGGTTCCATGGCATTGGTTGGCTCATCGGCAATCAGCAACCGGGGTTGGTTGGCAAGTGCAATGGCAATCATCACTTTTTGACATTCACCTTCGGTTAATTCATAAGGATAGCTGTGCATAATGTCATCGTGATCTTTAATACCAACGCGGTGCAACAACTCAACTGCACGGCGTTTTCGCCAATTAATTCTTTGCCACCAACGGCCTTTATACGTCCACCCAGGAATAGATTGAATAATCTGTTTACCCACATTTTCTGAGGGATCGAGACATGACTGAGGTTCCTGAAAGATCATTGAAATATTATGCCCAATCACCTTGCGGCGCTGCCGCGGTGTCAGGCGCAATAAATCAATATCGTTAAAACGAAAACGATCAGCGGTCACGATAAGGTTTTCTTTTGCAACACCACAAATCGCTTTGGCAATCAAACTCTTACCTGAACCTGATTCGCCGGCCAGACCCAGAATTTCACCTTCCGTCAGTGAAATACTCATCCGGTCAACCGCTTTGACGGGACCTTCTGCCGTCATAAATTCAATGGTGAGGTTTCGAATATCAAGTAATGGCATTATTCGACTCCTGCGTTAATCGCGCGGTGAAGGCCGTCACCCAGTAAATTAACCAACAGAACACTCAGCATAATAACGGCTCCGGGCAACATCACAGTCCAGGGGGCGGCATAGATTAATTCTAATGAGTCTCCCAACATGGTTCCCCATTCGGGGGAGGGCAATTGAGCACCCAGATTGAGAAACCCCAGCGCAGCAATATCAAGAATAGCGATGGAGAGAGCACGGGTTAACTCACTGACTATCACCGCCGTGATATTGGGAAGAACAGCGTAGCGTAAAATATGGTAGTTTGACGCCCCGTCCAGACGTGCTGCGATAATGTACTCTTTATCCAGTTCGTCATGTACAGCAGTATAAACGGTACGTACTATTCTTGGCAGTAGTGCCAGCGAAATGGCAATCATGGCATGGTGCAGGCTGGCGCCAACAAAGGCCACGACAATGATAGCCAGTAGCAATGAAGGAATAGCGAGCAAGGTATCAAGAATATGATTCAGAATGGCCGACTTTAACCCATGAGTCATGCCGGCAAGGCTACCGATGATTAATCCGACAATGGCCGCTGCCGCAGTGGCCACCAATGCCCCGCCAAATGTGGATGATGTACCAATCAATAAACGGCTGAAAATATCACGGCCAAGATCGTCAGTTCCGAGGAAAAAAGCGACATTGCCGTGATGCGACCATGAAGGTGGCATAAGTTGAGCCATAAATTGTTGATCAAGCCGGTATGGGGCAAGGTAATTTCCTAACAGGCTTAGTGTCATTAAAATTAATACCCCATAAAAACCCGTCATTGCCAATATATCCGCATAGAAGAATCGCCAGATAACTTTCGATGGCGACGGCATTTTCTTTTCTCGGTAAAAATTATCTAAGGGCATACCATTCCTTATGCTTCAGGGGATTAGCCATTGCTCCAATAATATCTGTCAGAATATTCACTGAAATAACCAGCGTTCCTATTACCATAACGCCGGCTGAGATTGCGGAATAATCCTGCTGGCGGATAGCAGTGATGAGCCAACGTCCTAAACCTGGCCAGTTAAAGACCTGCTCTGTCACCATCGCTAATGTGAGCATGGTTGAAAATTGTAATCCCAGCTTAGGAATGATAGGCGGCAAAGCGTTATGCAGTAAGTGACGGCGGATGATAGTCAGCCGGGATAGACCCCGTGTTGCTGCTGATTTGATATAGTTTTCGCCTGAAACCTCTTCCGTACTGTTACGCATCAAACGGATAACTTCCGTTGTCGGGGCGACGGCCAGTGTGATAACAGGCAGGATCATATGCAGGATCACACTCATGATCATTTCATTGCGATAGGGTGCCTTGGACAGCCAAGCATCAATCAGGGCGGAACCGGTTACCGGCTCCATCCGATAGAGCAAATCAAACCGTCCCGAAACCGGTAGCCAGCCTAAATAAAGTGAAAAAAGCAGGGTCAGCAGCAAAGCCAGCCAGAAAACCGGAATGGAAAAACCACACAGGGCAAATGTGCTGATAATGATATCGGCTTTTTTGTTGCGCCAGACACCGGCAATAATCCCAAGCGGGATACCGATTAACAACGCGATGGAAAATGAAAGGACACACAGCTCCATCGTGGCAGGCAGCACCGCATACAGTTGCTCAATAATGCGTTCCCCATTAATTCTGGAAATACCAAAATCCCATTGGAGCAAGCTGCGGAAATAGTAGACATAGGCGTCTGACAGCGATGCACCACTCAACGTACCATGAGGGGTAAAATACATCAGGCTGAAACTGATTAATGAAAGAAAAAACAGCGTCACAACCAGAATCAGCAAACGACGTAAGATATAAATAATCATTTGCTTCCCTTATTATTTTCATCGGAAATGTCGGTTTCCTGTTCACGGTAAACTCGGTCAAAGGCGCTATTGCCAAATGGGCTGAGTACCAATCCTTTGATGTTATAACGCGAGATTTGCAAACGCATCGCATAAGCCAGTGGCAAGACGGGTAATTGTTGCGCGAGAATTTCTTGGGCAACATGATAATTTTTGATGCGTGAAGCCAGTTGTTGATTCAATAAGGCTTGACGTAAGGCATCATCAAAAGCTGAACTGCACCAACGGCTGAGATTCGTTTGTGACGCAATGGCGGCGCAACTTAATAATGGACGGAAAAAACTATCCGGATCGTTGCTGTCAGTAGACCAGCCTGCCAGTGTCATATCGTGAGTCTTATCCATCAACTGGTTTTCCTGAAAACGGCCTTCGACGGGACGGATAGCGATCTTAATACCCACTTGGGCTAAATCTGCCTGAATCAGCTCCGCCATTTTCAGCGGGCTTGGATTATAGGCTTGTGAAGCCGTTGGCACCCATAACGTTAACTCCAGTCCACTTAACCCCAGGTTATGTAATATCTGGCGGGATTTTTCAGGATTGTATTCGGTGACTTCAGCACGGTTATCATACGCCCATGATGCACGGGGCAAAATAGAGGCCGCTGTCTCTGCCGTGCCATAGTAAATGGACTTCATCAGGCGTTGGTTATTGATGGCATAGGCAATGGCTTGGCGAACGGCTAACTGATCCAACGGTGGCTTACTGGTGTTAAAAGCCAGATAGGCAATATTCATGCCTGAGCGTAATGTCTGACGTAAATTGGGATCATCATGCAGAATGTTCCACTGGTTAGCATCGGGATAAGCCAATACATCGCATTCCCCTGTGAGCAGTTTTGAGATCCTGCCCGTGCCACCCGCGCCGGTATCTATCACAACCTGTTCCATGCGCGGCTTGCCTTTCCAATAGTTATCATGGCGAACAAGGCGGATAAATTGGTTCATCTGATAATCTTCCAGCATGAAGGGACCGGTTCCGACTGGTTTCCAATCTATTTGCCCCTGCCGATTCACTTGTTGCAATTTTTGCGCATATTCCTGCGACAAGATAGGGGCATAATGGGTTGCCAGGTGCCAGAGAAAAGAGGCGTCGGGAGCATTGAGGCGAAATTCAACCGTATATTTGTCGATTTTCTCAATATCCTTGACTGAATCACCAAATTGCAAACTATCAAAATAGGGATAATAACCCCCATTCACATCATGATAATAATGTGTTTTATCGAAAACGCGGCGAAAGCTGAAAACAACATCATCCGCGTTCATCGTGCGGGTCGGGGTAAACCAATCGGTTGATTGGAAAGCAACATGGTGACGCAGATAAAATCGGTAGGTTGCACCATTGTCCCGAACTTCCCAATCAGCAGCCAGTTCAGGAACCAGACGATAAGTCAGGGGATCGACGCCCAGCAGGCGATTATAAATCTGTGCAGCCAGCGTATCCACGGCCAGACCGCTGATCGCCATTTGGGGATTAAACGTATTCAAATTGCCATTAACACAATAGATAAAGCCGTTCTGCCGTAAGCCCGCCGAGATGTGGGGCAGGCTTTCTGAGCTGTTGTTCGCCCTCAATTCTGGGATCGTTTTGATGGGGTCGGTGACAGGTTCCGCAAGCGTTTCTGGAGTAGCATTCTTGGCCGCCAGAGTCGGGGCGGAAATCAATAATATGATCCAGTAAATCAAATAGCGCATATAAAATATCAGTCATAAAAAAGAGTTTGGCCATTGTAACTTAATTGACATTTTTTGCTAAAAACAACGGCTAGATCACGATAGTGAGAAATATTCTCAATAAAGTGCTTTACAAAAATAACTGAGAAGCATTATCATTCTCATGTGCTTTCGGGAAGACACCTTTGTCATATCAAATATGTCATCTCAGGAAGGGCACGACATTGCTCACATTGCTTCCAGTATTTTTATTAGCCGGCTCGGGTGCCGGCTATTTTTTTATCTCTCCACCTATCCCTCGTTCGCTTGCTTGAACAGATCATCTTTAACTGTCGTTATTAACATCAATATGGTGTTTTTTGACTAACCCGCGTAGCTGGTGATAAGTCAAATTCAGTTTGTCAGCCGCTCTTTTCTGATTAAATTGACTTTCTGCCAAAGCCTGTATGATTAAGCGCTTTTCGCTATCGTTTTGCCACTGTCTTAAATCGAGAGGTAATGAGGGAAGGGAATAGTGGGTAGTCGCGTTGTCAGTGGATAGTGGGGCGGATGGTTGTAATGATAAAAAAGGATTGATAATTATCGTATTTAATTCACTTCCACTTTCATTATGCCGATAAATGGAACGTTCGATAACATTCTTCAATTCGCGAACATTGCCGGGCCAGTGATAGGAAAGTAACTGTTGTTTGGCCTTGTCAGTAAATCCGGGGAAGAAGGGCAGCTTCAACTCACGACACATCTGAATCGCAAAATTCTGCGCCAGTAGCATAATATCTTGTTGCCGTTGGCGCAGTGGTGGAATATAAACCACGTCGAACGCCAGCCTGTCGAGCAAATCAGCCCTGAATTTCCCGTTG
This genomic interval from Xenorhabdus doucetiae contains the following:
- the sapB gene encoding putrescine export ABC transporter permease SapB yields the protein MIIYILRRLLILVVTLFFLSLISFSLMYFTPHGTLSGASLSDAYVYYFRSLLQWDFGISRINGERIIEQLYAVLPATMELCVLSFSIALLIGIPLGIIAGVWRNKKADIIISTFALCGFSIPVFWLALLLTLLFSLYLGWLPVSGRFDLLYRMEPVTGSALIDAWLSKAPYRNEMIMSVILHMILPVITLAVAPTTEVIRLMRNSTEEVSGENYIKSAATRGLSRLTIIRRHLLHNALPPIIPKLGLQFSTMLTLAMVTEQVFNWPGLGRWLITAIRQQDYSAISAGVMVIGTLVISVNILTDIIGAMANPLKHKEWYALR
- the sapC gene encoding putrescine export ABC transporter permease SapC — encoded protein: MPLDNFYREKKMPSPSKVIWRFFYADILAMTGFYGVLILMTLSLLGNYLAPYRLDQQFMAQLMPPSWSHHGNVAFFLGTDDLGRDIFSRLLIGTSSTFGGALVATAAAAIVGLIIGSLAGMTHGLKSAILNHILDTLLAIPSLLLAIIVVAFVGASLHHAMIAISLALLPRIVRTVYTAVHDELDKEYIIAARLDGASNYHILRYAVLPNITAVIVSELTRALSIAILDIAALGFLNLGAQLPSPEWGTMLGDSLELIYAAPWTVMLPGAVIMLSVLLVNLLGDGLHRAINAGVE
- the pspF gene encoding phage shock protein operon transcriptional activator, translating into MPQFIDNLLGEANCFIEILEQVSALAKLNKPVLVLGERGTGKELIARRLHYLSPRWQGPFISLNCAALNENLLDSELFGHEAGAFTGARSKHQGRFERADGGTLFLDELATAPMQVQEKLLRVIEYGHLERVGGTQSLQVDVRLVCATNEDLPAMAANGKFRADLLDRLAFDVVYIPPLRQRQQDIMLLAQNFAIQMCRELKLPFFPGFTDKAKQQLLSYHWPGNVRELKNVIERSIYRHNESGSELNTIIINPFLSLQPSAPLSTDNATTHYSLPSLPLDLRQWQNDSEKRLIIQALAESQFNQKRAADKLNLTYHQLRGLVKKHHIDVNNDS
- the sapA gene encoding ABC transporter substrate-binding protein SapA; the encoded protein is MRYLIYWIILLISAPTLAAKNATPETLAEPVTDPIKTIPELRANNSSESLPHISAGLRQNGFIYCVNGNLNTFNPQMAISGLAVDTLAAQIYNRLLGVDPLTYRLVPELAADWEVRDNGATYRFYLRHHVAFQSTDWFTPTRTMNADDVVFSFRRVFDKTHYYHDVNGGYYPYFDSLQFGDSVKDIEKIDKYTVEFRLNAPDASFLWHLATHYAPILSQEYAQKLQQVNRQGQIDWKPVGTGPFMLEDYQMNQFIRLVRHDNYWKGKPRMEQVVIDTGAGGTGRISKLLTGECDVLAYPDANQWNILHDDPNLRQTLRSGMNIAYLAFNTSKPPLDQLAVRQAIAYAINNQRLMKSIYYGTAETAASILPRASWAYDNRAEVTEYNPEKSRQILHNLGLSGLELTLWVPTASQAYNPSPLKMAELIQADLAQVGIKIAIRPVEGRFQENQLMDKTHDMTLAGWSTDSNDPDSFFRPLLSCAAIASQTNLSRWCSSAFDDALRQALLNQQLASRIKNYHVAQEILAQQLPVLPLAYAMRLQISRYNIKGLVLSPFGNSAFDRVYREQETDISDENNKGSK
- the sapD gene encoding putrescine export ABC transporter ATP-binding protein SapD; its protein translation is MPLLDIRNLTIEFMTAEGPVKAVDRMSISLTEGEILGLAGESGSGKSLIAKAICGVAKENLIVTADRFRFNDIDLLRLTPRQRRKVIGHNISMIFQEPQSCLDPSENVGKQIIQSIPGWTYKGRWWQRINWRKRRAVELLHRVGIKDHDDIMHSYPYELTEGECQKVMIAIALANQPRLLIADEPTNAMEPTTQAQIFRLLSSLNQNNNMTILLISHDLQMMSKLVKRINVLYCGQTVESATPDELLVKPYHPYTQALIRSIPDFGSPLPHKSRLNTLPGAIPSLEHLPVGCRLGPRCPYAQKTCIATPRLRVIKNHTFACHFPLNMEEP